A portion of the Cellulophaga algicola DSM 14237 genome contains these proteins:
- a CDS encoding ligand-binding sensor domain-containing protein, translating into MQAQHNEPFTFHHINDGISNSSATVLLEDSFGFMWIGTRNGLNRYDGKDIEIYNTTLDGKIGLSHEYIVSLYEDNENLLIGTNHGLSQYNRNLNIVTPYPFKSEAKKIESLSFESITKIDGVLWLGTGTNGLYRYQPETGELKNFILPNDHVKIENRRINKIIKVHPLDDKRILVISTYNIFVLTKDFEILSEIKATAEIVTSLLLETNNFLLGTSNGELIELNINASSELLTKKTEVSPGFSIRSLARSHNDELWVGTENNGLYIYTENLERLRHIEYNDTRPNSISGNSIWALLCTRNGVMWVAPYKSGLNFYDPEFYKFKHINSDPFNPESLSNKLINCFSEDTNGNLWIGTDGGGLNYWNRTLDTFEHYSLRDKNFGSDVVLSLLQTKKNELWVGTWTNGITIFNTETKKFKELNTQNSFLKSNIIVDLLKDKKGRIWVINYFAGVQVFDPQTNKNENISLISELEDREINSMYQIFEDNTEAIWIGTLNSGLFKLTENDGTWERVHYHSKKSLSNDFINTIIQDSDNTIWVGTQGGLNKYIPESDSFETITELDGLKNDAIKGIIDDKNKHLWLSTEDGISRYNTSTGKTINYDVGDGIQSKEFIASSSLITSKGEYLFGGINGFNIFTADAVEKQKDKLTLFISELKIFNTPVKPNDDFGVLKKDISLVDSLTFNYDQSVINFDFKALTFRHPESVNYAFYLDGFEKDWNYVGNNPSATYTNLNPGEYMLKIKSTNADGVWVDNELNLHITISPPYWKTWWFQLLIVALVFLFFYIAYQIKIKTFKENQQMLEQKVAERTKELLFQKDKLVEAATNLDSKNKEIQRFTFAVSHDLKSPLNNIKGIAGLIPLEIKLEDFPDIKEYLSLIDISCNNMSELIADITEIARLGKIENKNELLETNEILNLTRDLIKVKLSTENIELNIAQNLPEIFGDRKRIIQVFGNFLDNAIKYMGNQPNPTISVDFEDNGDTNRFLIRDNGSGMNERALKRLFTPFERFHDNVKGTGLGLYMVKQIVTSHGGTITATSEGSGKGTTFILILPKAKIAVQSAENIN; encoded by the coding sequence GTGCAAGCACAACATAATGAGCCTTTTACTTTTCATCATATTAATGATGGAATATCAAACAGTTCGGCTACAGTTTTATTAGAAGACAGCTTTGGTTTTATGTGGATTGGAACGAGAAATGGCCTGAATAGGTATGATGGAAAAGACATTGAAATATATAATACAACTTTAGATGGTAAAATAGGCCTTAGCCATGAATACATAGTCTCTTTATATGAGGATAATGAAAACTTGTTAATTGGCACAAACCATGGTCTAAGTCAGTATAACCGTAATTTAAATATCGTAACCCCTTACCCTTTTAAAAGTGAAGCAAAGAAGATTGAATCCTTAAGTTTTGAATCAATAACAAAAATAGATGGGGTGCTATGGTTGGGTACGGGTACGAACGGCTTATATAGGTATCAACCAGAAACGGGAGAATTAAAAAACTTTATACTACCTAATGACCATGTAAAAATTGAAAATAGAAGGATTAACAAAATTATAAAAGTTCATCCTTTAGATGATAAACGGATATTGGTTATTTCTACCTATAATATTTTTGTGTTAACTAAGGATTTTGAAATACTTAGTGAAATTAAGGCAACTGCAGAGATTGTTACTTCTTTATTATTGGAGACAAACAATTTTTTATTGGGTACCAGTAACGGAGAATTAATTGAATTGAACATAAATGCAAGTTCTGAACTACTTACCAAAAAAACAGAAGTAAGCCCAGGCTTTAGCATACGTTCTTTAGCAAGGAGTCATAATGATGAATTGTGGGTGGGTACTGAAAATAATGGCTTGTATATCTATACTGAAAATTTAGAGCGTTTACGACACATAGAATACAATGATACGCGTCCAAATTCAATTTCCGGTAATTCCATTTGGGCGCTTTTATGTACCCGAAATGGTGTTATGTGGGTAGCTCCTTACAAAAGTGGCCTTAATTTTTATGACCCGGAATTCTATAAATTTAAACACATAAATTCTGACCCCTTTAATCCTGAATCTTTAAGTAATAAACTAATAAATTGTTTTAGTGAGGATACTAACGGAAATCTATGGATTGGAACTGATGGCGGTGGGTTAAATTATTGGAATAGAACTTTAGATACCTTTGAACATTATTCATTACGTGATAAGAACTTTGGTAGCGACGTGGTGCTATCCTTACTGCAAACAAAAAAAAATGAATTGTGGGTGGGTACATGGACAAACGGTATTACCATTTTTAATACGGAAACTAAGAAATTTAAGGAATTAAATACCCAAAATTCATTTTTAAAATCAAATATAATAGTTGATCTTTTAAAGGATAAAAAAGGCAGAATCTGGGTTATCAATTATTTTGCAGGGGTACAAGTATTTGATCCACAAACAAATAAAAATGAGAATATTAGTCTTATATCTGAATTGGAGGACAGGGAAATTAATTCAATGTATCAAATATTCGAAGATAATACTGAAGCTATTTGGATTGGCACCCTAAATTCTGGTTTATTTAAGTTGACAGAAAATGATGGCACTTGGGAAAGAGTTCATTATCATAGTAAAAAGTCATTAAGCAATGATTTCATCAATACCATTATCCAAGATAGTGATAATACCATTTGGGTAGGTACGCAAGGAGGTCTTAACAAATATATACCTGAAAGTGATTCATTTGAAACTATCACAGAATTAGATGGACTTAAAAATGATGCTATTAAAGGGATTATAGATGATAAGAATAAACATTTATGGCTAAGTACAGAAGACGGTATTAGTAGGTATAATACCAGTACAGGAAAAACAATTAATTATGATGTGGGTGATGGGATCCAGTCTAAGGAATTTATAGCGAGTTCCTCTCTAATTACGAGTAAAGGCGAATATTTATTTGGTGGTATTAATGGGTTTAACATATTTACGGCCGATGCTGTTGAAAAACAAAAAGATAAACTTACTTTGTTTATTTCAGAGCTCAAAATATTTAATACTCCTGTAAAACCTAATGATGATTTTGGAGTTTTAAAGAAAGATATTAGTCTAGTAGATTCCCTAACCTTTAACTACGATCAATCTGTAATTAACTTTGATTTTAAGGCTCTTACCTTTCGCCACCCTGAAAGTGTTAATTATGCTTTTTATCTAGATGGTTTTGAAAAAGACTGGAACTATGTTGGGAACAATCCTAGTGCAACGTATACAAACCTAAATCCAGGAGAATATATGTTGAAAATTAAATCGACCAATGCTGACGGAGTTTGGGTAGATAATGAATTGAATCTACATATTACCATTTCCCCTCCCTATTGGAAAACATGGTGGTTCCAGTTATTAATAGTAGCACTAGTTTTTCTTTTCTTCTATATTGCTTATCAAATTAAAATAAAAACTTTTAAAGAAAACCAACAAATGTTGGAGCAAAAAGTAGCGGAACGGACTAAAGAGTTGTTATTTCAAAAAGATAAACTTGTAGAAGCTGCAACTAATTTGGACTCAAAAAACAAGGAAATTCAACGCTTTACGTTTGCCGTTTCTCATGATTTAAAAAGCCCCTTAAATAATATTAAAGGAATTGCTGGTCTTATTCCATTAGAAATTAAATTGGAAGATTTTCCGGATATAAAAGAGTATTTAAGTTTGATAGATATTTCCTGTAATAATATGAGCGAATTGATTGCCGATATTACTGAAATTGCAAGATTAGGTAAAATTGAAAACAAAAATGAACTATTAGAAACCAATGAAATATTGAATTTAACACGGGATCTTATTAAGGTGAAGCTTAGTACGGAAAACATTGAACTTAATATTGCCCAGAATTTACCTGAAATATTTGGAGATCGCAAAAGGATCATTCAAGTATTTGGTAACTTTCTAGATAATGCTATTAAATATATGGGGAATCAACCAAATCCTACAATCTCTGTAGATTTTGAGGACAACGGTGATACAAATCGTTTTTTGATACGTGATAATGGATCAGGAATGAATGAGCGAGCTTTAAAAAGATTATTCACGCCTTTTGAACGTTTTCATGACAATGTAAAAGGAACTGGCCTAGGTCTTTATATGGTAAAACAAATTGTAACTTCTCATGGCGGAACCATAACAGCAACATCAGAAGGCAGTGGCAAAGGAACAACTTTTATCCTTATTTTACCAAAGGCCAAAATTGCCGTACAAAGCGCTGAAAATATAAATTGA
- a CDS encoding leucine-rich repeat domain-containing protein encodes MAYEKEHKDLLNLSNQNLKEVPKSILKNLKLRELNLSNNQLTELPDFITELKYLEVLNLRGNNFTNVPELLLQFKYLKTLSLSENQFKIIPETLKALTNLKEFDFGANPLVEFPQWIDTLYALKDLGIFNLKLKQVPEVVTRIKYLEVLSLDGNQLESLPENFANLRYLKELWAADNCFEYLPENFGKLHQLEKINFGNGQLKCLPESIGELRRLDWLSVDENKLQELPSTIGLLHSLTFLDISYNKITSFPSSFFRLHRESLEIWFNGNLYTEETKVLLKNAFPGIDEDDLEEEDPESEEYKHLEDTFGTGLNNSGASELDAIGSETSSGFSTLALFIGGIIFLGIIVFFTVVLRKKDPIIEAHNEAVEAYNEVVTSYEQHRDNILKNNKTILVYTNDTTLLEAYISPNIDVYKNPYAPSYNNIQSKTDALIELLNDKSLGYQVVLDNGRVRLIQGYFYDSVFPPGTMKKYRLLADYKMSDKEKGHKKKNIAKYPYMESIKKTDTVFNTEGAVLSHEELVNRKMNSGIHRLMAPLIDLDNEEYHFYFSPYDNNYSKQEFLEAIEDFKVMFLKEHKKRDLGRLQEIAIKIN; translated from the coding sequence ATGGCCTACGAAAAGGAACATAAAGATCTTCTAAACTTATCCAATCAAAACCTAAAAGAGGTTCCGAAAAGTATTCTGAAGAATCTTAAATTAAGAGAACTTAATTTAAGTAATAATCAGCTAACAGAGCTACCAGACTTTATTACAGAATTAAAATATTTAGAAGTTTTAAATCTTCGCGGTAACAATTTTACTAATGTTCCAGAACTACTGCTTCAATTTAAGTATCTGAAAACACTCTCGCTCTCAGAAAATCAGTTCAAAATTATCCCTGAAACTCTCAAGGCATTAACAAACCTAAAGGAATTTGATTTTGGTGCTAATCCTTTAGTGGAATTTCCACAGTGGATTGATACGCTATATGCTCTAAAAGATTTGGGAATTTTTAATCTTAAATTAAAGCAGGTACCCGAAGTGGTTACACGTATCAAGTACTTAGAAGTGCTGTCTTTAGATGGTAATCAACTAGAAAGCCTACCAGAAAATTTCGCTAATTTGAGGTATTTAAAGGAGCTATGGGCAGCGGACAATTGCTTTGAGTATTTACCTGAAAATTTTGGTAAGCTGCATCAATTGGAAAAAATCAATTTCGGGAATGGTCAATTAAAATGCCTACCGGAATCTATTGGTGAGCTAAGGAGATTAGATTGGCTAAGTGTTGATGAAAATAAGCTTCAAGAATTACCAAGCACTATTGGATTGCTGCATAGCTTAACCTTTTTAGATATTAGTTATAATAAGATAACTAGCTTCCCAAGTTCTTTTTTTAGATTACATAGGGAAAGTTTAGAAATTTGGTTCAATGGTAATTTGTATACGGAAGAAACTAAAGTTCTCCTCAAGAATGCTTTTCCCGGTATTGATGAGGATGATCTGGAGGAAGAAGATCCTGAATCAGAAGAATATAAGCACCTAGAAGATACATTTGGAACTGGACTAAATAATTCAGGGGCTTCAGAATTGGATGCTATTGGTTCTGAGACGAGTAGCGGCTTTAGCACCTTAGCACTGTTTATCGGAGGAATTATTTTTTTAGGTATCATCGTGTTTTTTACCGTAGTGCTACGTAAAAAAGATCCTATCATCGAAGCTCATAATGAAGCTGTTGAAGCCTATAATGAAGTAGTGACTAGCTATGAACAGCACCGAGATAATATCCTTAAAAATAACAAGACAATTTTGGTGTATACCAATGATACAACTTTATTAGAAGCATATATTAGTCCTAATATAGACGTATATAAAAACCCGTATGCTCCTTCTTACAATAACATACAATCTAAAACGGATGCACTTATTGAACTATTGAATGACAAGAGTTTAGGGTACCAGGTGGTGTTAGATAACGGTAGGGTACGATTAATACAAGGGTATTTCTATGACTCTGTGTTTCCACCAGGAACTATGAAAAAATACCGTCTTTTGGCAGATTATAAAATGTCAGATAAAGAAAAAGGACACAAGAAAAAAAACATAGCTAAGTATCCTTATATGGAATCCATTAAAAAAACGGATACTGTATTTAACACAGAAGGGGCGGTGCTTAGCCATGAGGAACTCGTCAATAGAAAAATGAACTCTGGGATTCATAGATTAATGGCACCCTTAATAGACTTAGATAATGAGGAATACCATTTTTATTTTTCGCCGTACGATAATAATTATTCTAAGCAAGAATTTTTAGAAGCCATCGAAGATTTCAAAGTTATGTTTCTAAAAGAGCACAAAAAGAGAGATTTAGGCAGGCTACAAGAAATAGCTATAAAAATTAACTAA
- a CDS encoding WGR domain-containing protein, whose protein sequence is MKLVQQKKLYFSEGKSDKVYEVDLCENQDLFVVNFRYGRRGAQLREGTKTVFPVAYDEAYKIFNALVDSKEKKGYSDTVLEEVSAASSKIPSSSVNTIREETILKYLQQALTHTYTRNWKISRIILRAGTLKMATASELIAQFLTATDEFQQHNAITVLTSFENTTYTQKIVEVFKQHAFKTIAGRAACAYILKYGNTLDQEVIHTEVSKYISEDQINSLPMQFINGTRVDASFLYYAYVFAHSNESLRHNIYQLLDKIDLKVNVFKSIRYIYRTTQITNDILFFALLSKRIAVSKPGYTSDYIYSNDSWVLAIDEKKKKNPSIAFSTKTKNYFNKASYKKVYELSTGNTEAYIQYATETLCALNEEEDKAKREIEYAYNYDSYTGRYISEKRIFPKYHNYLALMYILYGNSSRVQHLKNKWYYVDEIQTDSPREEALSSVWDTKPDQVKSILANAKSTIAVDFSLRIIKDNPHFLDVIDDDLMAKLVGHYHPKVLDLILDILEKKYKIQQPEEAILLALLKSKNEKGIQLGLSWLKTYERNYFNNKHFIEALLLSNAVEVIAYLKSVFQYNVPYNHPIQITSLQPLFEAINIFDEDFLIAVNELIGDTEFGKLLSETPSYKISELSNSNLITNKLFALNLAKYNSVPAYELFKDSFEDYINSDKATLRKAGIALLAHFPDDFLVKNKQDIVGFLFSEFQENSPP, encoded by the coding sequence TTGAAATTAGTACAACAAAAGAAACTCTATTTTTCTGAAGGAAAATCGGATAAGGTTTATGAAGTAGATCTTTGTGAAAACCAAGATTTATTTGTAGTAAACTTCAGGTACGGGAGGCGAGGCGCACAATTACGAGAAGGTACCAAAACTGTTTTTCCGGTAGCTTATGACGAGGCTTATAAAATTTTTAATGCACTTGTTGATAGTAAAGAAAAAAAAGGATACTCGGATACGGTACTGGAAGAAGTATCGGCAGCATCTTCTAAGATTCCAAGCTCTTCTGTAAATACGATTAGAGAAGAAACCATCTTAAAATATTTGCAGCAAGCTTTAACCCATACCTATACAAGGAACTGGAAGATATCGCGAATTATTTTAAGAGCAGGAACCTTAAAAATGGCAACGGCTTCAGAGTTGATTGCTCAATTTTTAACAGCAACGGATGAATTTCAACAGCATAATGCCATAACTGTATTAACATCCTTTGAAAATACTACTTATACCCAAAAAATAGTAGAAGTATTTAAACAACATGCTTTTAAAACAATAGCGGGTAGAGCGGCATGTGCCTATATTTTAAAGTATGGAAATACGCTCGACCAAGAAGTTATTCATACCGAAGTTTCTAAGTATATCTCTGAGGATCAGATAAATTCTTTACCCATGCAATTTATTAATGGGACTAGGGTAGATGCTTCATTTCTTTACTATGCGTATGTTTTTGCTCACAGCAATGAGTCTTTACGTCACAATATATATCAGCTATTAGATAAAATAGATTTGAAGGTTAATGTATTTAAGTCTATTAGATACATATATAGAACAACACAAATTACCAATGACATTTTGTTCTTTGCGTTACTTTCCAAGCGTATAGCAGTAAGTAAACCTGGATATACATCGGACTATATTTACAGTAATGATTCTTGGGTACTAGCAATAGATGAAAAGAAAAAAAAGAATCCTTCTATAGCTTTTTCAACTAAAACTAAAAACTATTTCAATAAAGCCTCCTATAAAAAAGTGTATGAGTTAAGTACTGGAAATACAGAGGCTTATATTCAATATGCAACAGAGACCTTATGTGCTTTAAATGAAGAGGAAGATAAAGCAAAGCGAGAAATAGAATATGCATACAACTATGATTCCTATACGGGTCGATATATTTCGGAGAAAAGAATTTTCCCTAAATATCATAACTACCTAGCCTTAATGTACATTTTGTATGGAAACTCATCAAGAGTGCAGCATTTAAAAAATAAATGGTATTATGTTGATGAAATTCAAACAGATAGCCCTAGAGAAGAAGCGCTATCTAGTGTATGGGATACAAAACCAGATCAGGTAAAAAGCATTTTAGCCAACGCTAAAAGTACGATTGCAGTAGATTTTTCATTGCGTATCATAAAAGATAATCCACATTTTTTAGATGTAATTGATGATGATTTGATGGCGAAGTTGGTAGGTCATTACCATCCAAAGGTATTAGATTTAATTCTGGACATTTTAGAAAAAAAGTATAAAATTCAGCAACCAGAAGAGGCTATTTTATTGGCACTTTTGAAATCTAAAAATGAAAAGGGAATTCAATTAGGCTTGAGTTGGTTAAAAACATACGAACGGAATTATTTTAATAATAAGCACTTTATTGAAGCGCTATTACTCAGTAATGCCGTTGAAGTGATCGCTTATTTAAAAAGCGTATTTCAATATAATGTTCCCTATAATCACCCTATCCAAATTACGAGCTTACAACCGTTGTTTGAAGCGATAAATATATTTGATGAGGATTTTTTGATTGCGGTTAATGAGCTGATTGGTGATACAGAATTTGGTAAACTTTTAAGTGAAACACCTTCCTATAAAATTTCAGAATTATCTAATTCTAATCTCATAACCAACAAGTTATTTGCACTCAATCTGGCAAAGTACAATAGCGTACCTGCTTACGAGTTATTTAAAGATTCTTTCGAGGATTATATCAATTCGGATAAAGCAACACTCCGAAAAGCCGGAATTGCATTGTTAGCTCATTTTCCGGATGATTTTTTAGTGAAGAATAAACAAGATATTGTAGGGTTTTTATTTTCTGAATTTCAGGAAAATTCACCTCCTTAA
- a CDS encoding porin family protein has translation MKHIFIALTAILMTSSAFSQFQVSASTGYAVGSAGMKLGTVTTVSETGANVENSYGSYGEGVNFQIRGTYFFNDTFGADVSLGYLNGSDQDITVVNSTSQQVNAIARARAFGGSASLVYKFNNNVFGRIGGLFKVAGKTEAVVYNKAVFTDEEAQAQNLPSGSYSETNYKEDFHGHFPLGFVAALGYNYELTPNLSLFAEAEYYGISLKRKDSEISEFNTDIVLPDGTVAAPGVFSIDNLPEGTNKKTTYVDNLSSSDTDTTKKLSQKVPYSSFGINFGITYKFKPSASKE, from the coding sequence ATGAAACATATTTTTATAGCGCTTACTGCGATACTAATGACAAGTTCAGCATTCAGTCAATTTCAAGTTTCTGCCAGTACTGGATATGCAGTGGGTAGTGCCGGAATGAAATTGGGTACCGTAACTACAGTTTCTGAAACAGGAGCAAATGTTGAGAACTCTTACGGGAGTTACGGAGAAGGTGTGAATTTTCAAATAAGAGGTACGTATTTTTTTAATGACACTTTTGGAGCAGACGTTAGTTTAGGGTATTTAAATGGATCTGACCAAGATATTACGGTTGTAAATTCTACAAGTCAACAAGTAAATGCTATTGCCAGAGCACGTGCTTTTGGAGGGTCTGCTTCATTAGTATACAAATTTAATAATAATGTTTTTGGACGTATAGGTGGTTTGTTCAAAGTTGCTGGTAAAACAGAAGCTGTAGTCTATAACAAGGCTGTATTTACTGATGAAGAGGCACAAGCACAAAATTTACCTTCTGGATCATATTCAGAAACAAATTATAAAGAAGATTTTCATGGACATTTTCCTCTAGGCTTTGTTGCTGCTCTTGGATATAACTATGAATTGACTCCAAACCTTAGCCTTTTTGCTGAAGCTGAATATTATGGGATTAGCTTAAAGCGTAAAGATTCTGAGATTTCAGAATTTAATACGGATATCGTTTTACCGGACGGAACTGTTGCTGCTCCTGGTGTGTTTTCTATAGATAACTTACCTGAAGGAACCAATAAAAAAACAACTTATGTAGATAACTTATCAAGTAGCGATACGGATACTACTAAAAAATTATCGCAAAAAGTACCTTATTCTTCTTTCGGAATTAATTTTGGTATCACGTACAAATTCAAGCCTTCGGCTTCTAAAGAATAA
- a CDS encoding Na+/H+ antiporter NhaC family protein: protein MAHQKERIPKFSALIPLFVFVFTFLGVGIYQNDFYALPAPIAVIAGIIVAFVLFRQSIDSKIKTLLKGCGDDKILTMCLIYLLAGAFAAITNETGSVAAIVNLGLDYIALQYIYVGIFMIASFLSVSTGTSVGAIVALAPIVVGFADKSNADLAILCGALLGGSMFGDNLSVISDTTIAATQSLGCKMSDKFKQNIKIAVPAALFTIAILVFQGLGLKTDETATAIYSYSVLKIAPYVLVIILSIVGVNVFATLLVGTIFAVLLGIFDGDFTLIASTKIAYGGFTNMTEIFLLSLLTGGLAALVEKNGGINFILVHIKKLIKNKKTAQLGIAGLVSTINMAIANNTVSIIIAGPIAKTINDEYGLDSKKTASILDIFACIIQGLLPYGAQVLMILSFSKGKIDYLDLVSNTWYLLLLFLYTVAFVSFNPMRKA from the coding sequence ATGGCACATCAAAAAGAACGCATTCCTAAATTTTCTGCATTAATTCCCCTATTCGTATTTGTTTTTACGTTTTTAGGCGTGGGTATTTATCAAAATGATTTTTATGCGCTACCGGCTCCAATTGCGGTTATTGCAGGTATAATCGTTGCTTTTGTTCTCTTTAGACAATCTATAGATTCAAAAATAAAAACCTTACTCAAAGGCTGTGGGGATGATAAAATATTAACCATGTGCCTTATCTATTTATTGGCCGGGGCATTCGCAGCAATTACCAATGAAACAGGTAGTGTAGCTGCTATTGTAAATCTTGGCTTAGATTATATTGCACTACAATATATCTATGTGGGTATCTTTATGATCGCTAGTTTTTTATCGGTTTCTACCGGTACTTCTGTAGGCGCTATTGTGGCATTAGCACCCATTGTTGTAGGTTTTGCCGATAAAAGTAATGCAGATTTAGCCATTTTGTGTGGGGCATTATTAGGTGGGAGCATGTTTGGAGACAACTTGTCTGTAATCTCTGATACTACCATAGCCGCAACACAATCTCTGGGCTGCAAGATGAGTGATAAGTTTAAACAGAATATTAAAATTGCCGTTCCTGCTGCCTTATTTACCATTGCTATTTTAGTTTTTCAGGGATTAGGGCTAAAAACTGATGAAACAGCCACTGCTATTTACAGTTATTCGGTCCTTAAAATAGCCCCCTATGTATTGGTTATTATCCTTTCTATTGTTGGCGTAAATGTATTTGCAACCTTACTGGTAGGTACCATTTTTGCTGTACTTCTGGGGATTTTTGATGGCGATTTTACCTTAATAGCCTCCACGAAAATTGCATACGGTGGATTTACCAATATGACAGAAATATTCTTGTTGTCTTTACTCACAGGAGGATTGGCTGCATTGGTGGAAAAAAATGGAGGTATCAATTTTATACTAGTACACATCAAAAAACTAATCAAAAATAAAAAAACAGCACAGTTAGGAATAGCAGGCTTGGTAAGTACTATTAATATGGCTATTGCGAATAACACCGTTTCTATTATTATTGCTGGCCCTATTGCCAAAACTATAAATGATGAGTATGGTTTAGACTCGAAAAAAACAGCCTCAATTTTGGATATTTTCGCCTGTATTATTCAAGGTTTATTACCATATGGTGCCCAAGTCTTGATGATTTTGAGTTTCTCAAAAGGAAAAATAGATTACCTAGACCTAGTTTCTAATACTTGGTATTTACTCTTGCTTTTTTTATATACTGTGGCGTTTGTAAGTTTTAATCCCATGAGAAAAGCTTAA
- a CDS encoding sensor histidine kinase, with the protein MKNQPLDTNSSLSGNKEVAMLQEEKDKIIERQLRFQDLLISISTQYINSDLSDIDTLINDSLKQIGEFVASDRSYIFSYDFVNRTASNTYEWCSDGVEPEIDNLQNIPTDYITQWLEAHQNGEAFYVEDVSLLPEDGEQGLRAILEPQGIKSLIVIPKIKNNELIGFVGFDAVQKINKYTDNEKEILFVFANMLVNVIQRKENEEQIKAQEEKKEELLKNLSIQNQELNEYAHVVSHDLKAPLINIHTLIGWFMEDRKETLGEELLNPLNQVLFNVERMDFLIKGILDYSTIDRLESQDAQIDFNVMLKEVLETMLVPDTTTITIQENLPTLYGNAWRYKQIFQNLIQNAVRYTDKEQGSIEVGFVEKGDFYEFFVKDNGIGIKADYFERIFKIFTKLESTGSSSGIGLSIVKKIVTFYKGSIWLESQEGAGTTFYFTLLKTK; encoded by the coding sequence ATGAAAAATCAACCTTTAGATACGAACAGTTCACTTTCTGGAAATAAAGAAGTTGCAATGCTTCAAGAAGAAAAAGATAAAATAATTGAACGTCAATTGCGCTTTCAAGACCTATTGATTAGTATTTCTACGCAATACATCAACTCAGATTTATCAGATATAGATACTTTAATTAATGATTCGTTAAAGCAGATAGGGGAGTTTGTAGCGTCTGATCGGAGTTATATTTTTTCCTATGATTTTGTAAATAGAACAGCTTCCAATACCTATGAGTGGTGTTCTGATGGGGTGGAGCCCGAGATTGATAATCTACAAAATATCCCTACGGATTACATCACTCAATGGCTTGAAGCACATCAAAACGGAGAGGCTTTCTACGTAGAAGACGTCAGCCTCTTACCAGAAGATGGGGAACAAGGTTTACGTGCCATACTGGAACCACAAGGTATTAAGAGCTTAATTGTAATACCAAAGATTAAAAACAATGAATTAATTGGTTTTGTTGGTTTTGATGCTGTTCAAAAGATAAATAAGTACACCGATAATGAAAAAGAGATTCTTTTTGTTTTTGCAAATATGCTTGTAAATGTTATTCAGCGAAAAGAGAACGAAGAACAAATAAAAGCGCAAGAAGAAAAGAAAGAAGAATTATTAAAAAACTTATCTATACAGAATCAAGAATTGAATGAATATGCGCATGTGGTGTCTCATGATTTAAAAGCACCGCTGATCAACATTCATACCTTGATTGGCTGGTTTATGGAAGATCGTAAGGAGACTTTAGGAGAAGAACTCTTAAACCCTCTAAACCAAGTTTTGTTTAATGTAGAACGAATGGATTTTCTAATTAAAGGAATATTAGATTATTCCACCATAGATAGATTGGAATCTCAAGATGCACAGATAGATTTTAATGTGATGTTGAAAGAAGTGCTAGAAACCATGCTCGTTCCTGATACAACTACAATTACAATCCAAGAAAATTTACCTACGCTTTATGGTAATGCATGGCGCTATAAGCAAATTTTTCAAAATTTAATTCAGAATGCTGTTCGTTATACAGACAAGGAGCAGGGGAGTATTGAAGTTGGATTTGTTGAAAAGGGCGATTTTTATGAGTTTTTTGTAAAAGACAACGGAATAGGTATTAAAGCAGATTACTTTGAAAGAATCTTCAAAATTTTCACCAAATTAGAAAGTACAGGATCTTCTTCTGGTATAGGCCTTTCTATTGTGAAAAAAATAGTAACGTTTTACAAAGGTTCTATTTGGTTAGAAAGCCAAGAAGGTGCGGGTACTACCTTCTATTTTACACTTTTAAAGACAAAATAG